One genomic window of Methanomassiliicoccus sp. includes the following:
- a CDS encoding zinc ribbon domain-containing protein yields the protein MVVCSKCGKETIDDASFCHGCGEYFTPGTSVVTKSKPGTSAVATPRKDRTVLIVVLIVTVILIASLVLEYVLYDLTSGSQGSAPTVELSPSNATSSGIRINVTSASPVEGLSFSSVLIGLQAPAGHIGLNSSVNSSPVELPAASDGTNTLSFYDVDGSGTLTAGDFMMIEAVSGLLADGIYVLIVTHSPTGETISNLSVNLP from the coding sequence ATGGTCGTGTGCAGCAAGTGTGGGAAGGAGACCATCGATGATGCCAGCTTCTGCCACGGGTGCGGCGAGTACTTCACTCCTGGGACATCGGTCGTTACCAAGTCCAAACCTGGGACATCTGCCGTCGCCACGCCCAGGAAGGACCGCACTGTGCTCATCGTCGTGCTCATTGTCACCGTCATATTGATCGCGTCCCTCGTCCTGGAGTACGTCCTCTACGATCTGACCTCTGGAAGCCAGGGCTCAGCCCCTACGGTGGAGTTATCCCCTAGTAACGCAACGTCCTCGGGCATCAGGATCAACGTGACCTCGGCATCCCCCGTCGAGGGCTTATCATTTTCCAGCGTACTGATCGGCCTCCAGGCGCCTGCAGGCCATATAGGGCTGAATAGCAGTGTGAACAGCTCGCCTGTGGAGTTGCCAGCCGCCTCCGATGGGACCAATACTCTGTCGTTCTATGATGTGGATGGGAGCGGAACCCTCACGGCGGGGGATTTCATGATGATAGAGGCCGTAAGCGGTTTATTGGCCGATGGCATCTACGTGCTCATCGTGACCCACTCCCCGACAGGGGAGACCATCAGCAATCTGAGCGTGAACCTACCCTAG
- a CDS encoding hydrogenase iron-sulfur subunit: MNTSNITCFCCQNAWTALQPNGDEELPEGVSVVEIPCSGRIDEVMMLRALRTGSQIVMVIACLEGNCKNRTGNYHARRRVDEARSLLSQLGLDPRRIVMFNLASNQNSYWLEAVKETKELAQALGPIRILEGDR, encoded by the coding sequence ATGAACACGTCGAATATAACCTGCTTCTGCTGCCAGAACGCCTGGACGGCCCTGCAGCCGAACGGTGATGAGGAGCTGCCCGAGGGCGTGAGCGTGGTGGAGATCCCCTGTTCGGGAAGGATCGACGAGGTCATGATGCTCCGGGCGCTTCGTACTGGATCTCAGATAGTGATGGTCATCGCCTGCCTGGAAGGCAACTGCAAGAACAGGACGGGCAACTACCATGCCCGGCGCAGGGTGGACGAGGCCCGCTCCCTGCTCTCACAGCTGGGGCTGGACCCTCGAAGGATCGTCATGTTCAACCTGGCCTCGAACCAGAACTCATACTGGCTGGAGGCGGTAAAGGAGACGAAGGAGCTGGCACAAGCTCTGGGGCCAATCAGGATACTGGAGGGGGACCGATGA
- a CDS encoding DUF2797 domain-containing protein: MLDQGTGSSRSNGLDKHVLSFYWDDFQPHLLFLDRVTGNVDSLPLERLAMEVGEGRTCVGRFDGELYVPCPSSRKVGRITSCRECMAPWIPVQSCIFEPQCSGDRCDHPEFCQRQHYVYLASFSNMIKVGMTSVGRLRERAIEQGADAVRPLFMCRDRREARELEKETSRRFKIPQEVRAARIAGTWTSPPSRSSIEHVQDHYVRRIGRWKEPLNEDVVFLDQYPIKELPRTAPRPVVTAGKHQGKVLGIKGRYMMFRDETGTSRLLDLSDLPSRNITVLE, translated from the coding sequence ATGCTCGATCAAGGAACTGGCTCATCGCGGTCTAATGGGTTGGACAAGCATGTCCTATCCTTCTATTGGGATGATTTCCAACCCCACCTGCTGTTCTTGGACCGTGTGACCGGGAATGTCGACTCATTGCCCCTGGAACGACTGGCGATGGAGGTGGGGGAAGGCCGCACATGCGTGGGACGTTTTGACGGAGAACTGTACGTCCCCTGCCCCTCGTCCCGTAAGGTCGGCCGCATCACCTCCTGCAGGGAGTGCATGGCCCCCTGGATACCGGTGCAGAGCTGCATCTTCGAGCCTCAGTGCAGCGGCGACAGGTGCGATCACCCGGAGTTCTGCCAGCGTCAACATTATGTTTACCTGGCCTCGTTCAGCAACATGATAAAGGTGGGCATGACCAGCGTGGGCAGGCTGAGGGAGAGGGCGATAGAGCAGGGGGCGGATGCGGTACGGCCTCTGTTCATGTGCCGCGACCGCAGAGAGGCCCGGGAACTGGAGAAGGAGACCTCGAGGCGGTTCAAGATCCCACAGGAGGTTAGAGCCGCCAGGATCGCCGGCACCTGGACCTCGCCCCCCTCCCGAAGCTCCATCGAACATGTCCAGGACCACTATGTCAGAAGGATCGGACGGTGGAAGGAGCCGCTGAACGAGGACGTGGTGTTCCTCGATCAATACCCCATCAAAGAGCTCCCGCGGACCGCCCCCCGGCCGGTGGTGACCGCGGGAAAGCATCAGGGGAAGGTCCTGGGGATAAAGGGCCGCTATATGATGTTCCGGGACGAGACGGGGACATCGCGGCTGCTGGACCTCAGCGACCTGCCCTCCCGGAACATAACCGTCCTGGAGTGA
- a CDS encoding formate--tetrahydrofolate ligase, giving the protein MKADIEIAQDAIMQPIGEIATKVGLSQDDLEPHGRYMAKIPLEVLRRREGREDGKLVLVTAITPTKAGEGKTVTSIGLMQALGKIGVKVMGALREPSMGPVFGLKGGATGGGRSQVYPMWEIDLHFTGDIHAVTSAHNLLSAMVENHLSKGNELKIDPTRIVWKKAIDMNCRELRDIVVGLGGRTVGGTPHESGFIITAASEISAILALTTSVEDLRSRLEKIVVAYDIMGNPVLAGQMSCVGAMVMLLKNAIKPNLVQTLEGQPVFVHGFPFANVAHGNNSLLATKYALKMADVVITESGFASDLGAEKFFDIVCREGGLRPDCAVIVASVRALKMHGGACLADALTCEEADLGALRKGFANLDKHIQNVRSFGVPVVVALNHFKGDYPEEIQAVMEHCARADIPCALSDVYSHGGEGGRELAEKVMEVLRNEPSDFHFLYDVGLTIKDKIRIIATEIYGARDVRYIGTAERDIRAIELAGNDNLPVCMAKTQLSITDDPKLKGAPRNWTLNVKEVLVSAGAGFIIPLCGEIMLIPGLPSEPSAERMDYTNEGRFIGLS; this is encoded by the coding sequence ATGAAGGCCGACATCGAGATCGCTCAGGATGCCATAATGCAGCCCATAGGGGAGATCGCTACCAAGGTGGGGCTGTCCCAGGATGATCTGGAGCCGCACGGCCGTTATATGGCCAAGATCCCCCTGGAGGTCCTCCGCCGACGGGAGGGCAGGGAGGATGGCAAACTGGTCCTGGTCACGGCCATAACTCCCACGAAGGCGGGAGAGGGAAAGACTGTGACATCGATCGGGCTCATGCAGGCCCTCGGCAAGATCGGTGTCAAGGTCATGGGCGCGTTGCGCGAGCCATCTATGGGGCCGGTCTTCGGTCTGAAGGGCGGGGCCACGGGAGGGGGGCGCTCCCAGGTGTATCCCATGTGGGAGATCGACCTTCATTTCACCGGGGACATCCACGCGGTGACCTCGGCCCACAACCTGCTCTCCGCGATGGTGGAGAACCATCTCTCGAAGGGCAACGAGCTTAAGATCGACCCGACAAGGATCGTATGGAAGAAAGCCATCGACATGAACTGTCGCGAACTTCGCGACATCGTGGTAGGGCTGGGAGGGAGGACCGTGGGGGGCACCCCTCATGAGAGCGGCTTCATCATCACCGCCGCCTCCGAGATCAGCGCAATACTGGCGTTGACCACGTCCGTCGAGGACCTGCGCAGCCGTCTGGAAAAGATCGTCGTGGCCTATGACATCATGGGCAATCCAGTATTGGCAGGGCAAATGAGCTGCGTCGGGGCTATGGTCATGCTGCTCAAGAACGCCATCAAGCCTAACCTGGTGCAGACCTTGGAGGGTCAGCCCGTCTTCGTACACGGATTCCCTTTCGCCAATGTAGCTCATGGAAACAACAGCCTCCTGGCCACTAAGTACGCTCTCAAGATGGCCGATGTGGTGATCACCGAGAGCGGTTTCGCCTCGGACCTGGGGGCCGAGAAGTTCTTCGATATCGTGTGCCGCGAAGGGGGCCTAAGACCGGACTGCGCGGTCATTGTGGCCTCGGTGCGGGCCTTGAAGATGCATGGTGGGGCCTGCCTGGCGGACGCTCTGACCTGCGAGGAGGCCGACCTGGGAGCACTGAGAAAGGGCTTCGCCAACCTCGACAAGCACATCCAGAACGTGCGCAGCTTCGGGGTGCCGGTGGTCGTGGCCCTCAACCACTTCAAGGGCGATTATCCGGAGGAGATACAGGCCGTGATGGAGCACTGCGCCCGGGCCGACATCCCCTGCGCCCTCTCCGATGTGTACTCTCATGGCGGAGAGGGAGGGAGGGAGCTCGCAGAGAAGGTCATGGAAGTGCTCAGGAACGAACCCAGCGACTTCCACTTTCTGTATGACGTCGGGCTCACCATCAAGGATAAGATCCGCATCATCGCCACCGAGATCTATGGGGCCAGGGATGTCCGGTACATCGGCACCGCGGAGAGGGACATCCGGGCCATCGAGCTGGCCGGAAACGACAACCTCCCGGTATGCATGGCCAAGACCCAGCTGTCCATAACCGACGACCCCAAGCTCAAGGGCGCCCCGCGCAACTGGACGCTCAACGTCAAGGAGGTCCTGGTCTCCGCCGGAGCGGGTTTCATCATCCCCTTGTGTGGTGAGATCATGCTTATACCAGGACTGCCGTCAGAGCCCTCGGCCGAGAGGATGGACTATACCAATGAGGGAAGGTTCATCGGCCTGAGCTGA
- the folD gene encoding bifunctional methylenetetrahydrofolate dehydrogenase/methenyltetrahydrofolate cyclohydrolase FolD, producing MVATIIHGPDVAAQIKKELREKIAELRGRGVTPGLAVVMVGEDPASKQYVRNKVKGCEELGIYSRSIILPESASEDELLKVVDELNADPAIHGFLVQLPIPQHIDENKVLMRIDPEKDADGFHPINVGRMLIGNPQFLPATPHGIQEMLMRSGNDPEGKHVVVVGRSNIVGKPIAAILMQKKKGANATVTVCHSRTRDLASLVRMGDVVIAAIGSPGFITADMIKPGAVVIDVGTNRVDDPSDKRGYRWVGDVDFENVKEVASAITPVPGGVGPMTIVMLLKNTVTAACRAAGMDI from the coding sequence ATGGTCGCCACAATTATCCACGGTCCAGATGTCGCTGCGCAGATCAAGAAGGAGCTGAGAGAGAAGATCGCCGAACTCAGGGGGAGGGGCGTGACCCCGGGCCTGGCGGTCGTGATGGTAGGAGAAGATCCCGCATCCAAGCAATATGTACGCAACAAGGTCAAAGGCTGCGAGGAGCTGGGCATATACTCGCGTTCCATCATCCTGCCGGAGAGCGCCTCGGAGGATGAGCTGCTGAAGGTCGTGGACGAGCTCAACGCCGACCCGGCCATTCACGGATTCCTTGTCCAGCTGCCCATCCCCCAGCACATCGATGAGAACAAGGTCCTGATGCGCATCGATCCCGAGAAGGACGCGGACGGGTTCCACCCGATCAATGTGGGCAGGATGCTCATCGGAAACCCCCAGTTCCTGCCGGCGACCCCGCATGGGATACAGGAGATGCTCATGAGATCGGGGAACGACCCCGAGGGCAAGCACGTGGTGGTGGTCGGCCGCAGCAACATCGTGGGCAAGCCGATAGCGGCCATACTGATGCAGAAGAAGAAGGGCGCCAATGCTACGGTCACAGTGTGCCACTCACGAACACGGGACCTGGCATCCCTGGTCAGAATGGGTGACGTGGTCATCGCGGCCATAGGCTCGCCTGGGTTCATCACTGCGGACATGATCAAGCCGGGCGCGGTGGTCATAGACGTGGGGACGAACCGCGTGGACGATCCCAGCGACAAGAGGGGCTACCGATGGGTGGGGGACGTCGACTTCGAGAACGTAAAGGAGGTCGCATCCGCCATAACCCCCGTACCCGGAGGGGTGGGGCCCATGACCATCGTGATGCTGTTAAAGAACACCGTTACCGCCGCATGCCGGGCAGCCGGAATGGACATCTAG
- a CDS encoding polysaccharide deacetylase family protein — MRCAAFTVDVDRDVNEPREGAVEAACRGSPVPRYSSTREGLEIIVDMLDELGVKGTFFMEGEAAEVLSTDIDLRNLLNGHEVAAHGYAHEDLTGESTGIIPSEEWLDAIIGRSLAVIEDVTGVRPQGFRAPYQHINEQVVAVLQRRGLMYDSTLFAEMPSGLHPYLLPSGLIEVPLAQGRDATGRRMQSYLWPLHEGRREVNDYLQLIDGHEDGLFVLADHSWHIVESLSGVRSPQRAETEIGKVRHILQGTLDRGVEIVTLSNYIRMEGML, encoded by the coding sequence ATGCGCTGCGCGGCCTTCACAGTGGACGTGGACCGGGATGTGAACGAGCCTCGGGAGGGTGCGGTGGAGGCAGCGTGCAGGGGCAGCCCGGTGCCACGGTACTCCTCCACCCGGGAGGGCTTGGAGATTATCGTGGACATGCTCGACGAACTAGGTGTGAAGGGCACCTTCTTCATGGAAGGGGAGGCCGCAGAGGTCCTATCCACGGACATTGACCTGCGGAACCTTCTGAACGGACACGAGGTCGCGGCCCACGGATATGCGCATGAGGACCTCACCGGCGAGAGCACCGGGATCATCCCCTCGGAAGAATGGCTGGACGCCATCATCGGCCGCTCCCTGGCAGTGATCGAGGATGTGACCGGGGTCCGCCCCCAGGGGTTCCGGGCCCCTTACCAGCACATCAATGAGCAGGTGGTAGCGGTCCTGCAGCGCCGGGGCCTGATGTACGACTCGACCCTGTTCGCGGAGATGCCCTCCGGCCTCCATCCCTACCTGCTGCCTTCTGGGCTCATAGAGGTCCCACTGGCCCAGGGCAGGGATGCCACGGGCAGGCGCATGCAATCGTATCTGTGGCCGCTGCACGAGGGCAGGAGGGAGGTCAACGACTACCTCCAGCTCATCGACGGGCACGAGGACGGTCTCTTCGTTCTGGCGGACCATAGCTGGCATATTGTGGAATCGCTGAGCGGAGTGAGGTCGCCCCAACGGGCTGAGACGGAGATAGGCAAGGTGCGGCACATACTCCAGGGTACTCTGGACCGGGGGGTAGAGATCGTGACCCTGAGCAATTATATTCGGATGGAGGGAATGCTATGA
- a CDS encoding DUF3786 domain-containing protein, whose amino-acid sequence MNNEEWCPGIKEEVYEGALGEAWEMLNNKDLRTVAERSGATLRDRRLYLPTFGRECIIDPVCRSITMGGKEVKQLGAILVLHYLANALNVQPSGRTVPYRQLPGGNLHYLSFRSRVTEVIGSMFRENPKLLLGAVKLLGAKKREFGITSVTIPVFPMLPVTVILWSGEDKVRGSANLLFDDTASQIMSTEDLAAVGSFVVTQLLKVKAHMLKDIRSVNTL is encoded by the coding sequence ATGAACAACGAGGAGTGGTGTCCGGGGATCAAGGAAGAGGTCTACGAGGGTGCGCTGGGGGAGGCCTGGGAAATGCTCAACAACAAGGACCTGAGAACAGTTGCCGAACGGTCTGGAGCGACCCTCCGCGACCGGAGGTTGTACCTGCCCACCTTTGGCAGGGAGTGCATCATCGATCCAGTTTGCCGCTCCATAACCATGGGGGGCAAAGAGGTCAAGCAGCTGGGCGCCATCCTGGTGCTCCACTACCTGGCCAACGCCCTCAATGTTCAACCCTCGGGGAGGACCGTCCCTTATCGTCAGCTACCGGGTGGGAACCTCCACTACCTGTCTTTCCGAAGCCGGGTGACGGAGGTCATCGGGAGCATGTTCCGTGAGAACCCCAAGCTGCTCCTGGGCGCGGTGAAGTTGCTGGGGGCCAAGAAGAGGGAGTTTGGTATCACTTCCGTCACCATTCCCGTGTTCCCCATGCTTCCGGTCACGGTGATCCTGTGGAGCGGTGAGGACAAGGTCAGGGGCAGCGCCAACCTGCTCTTCGACGATACTGCCTCCCAGATCATGAGCACCGAGGACCTGGCCGCAGTGGGCTCGTTCGTGGTGACTCAGCTCCTCAAGGTCAAGGCACATATGCTGAAGGACATACGTTCCGTCAACACTCTGTGA
- a CDS encoding CoB--CoM heterodisulfide reductase iron-sulfur subunit A family protein, whose amino-acid sequence MVPIKQVVIVGGGAAGLAAAVELSRRGLASTIVERSPALGGRSLELACKGSPACVRCDACYPYDLRREASRSDRVRIMLGAEVEEVSWTPSGAAVRVCTPEGRTMLEAGALILATGCTPFDPGADPRLHSQECPDVLSSLDVERALATCNRLMVPSTGRPPQEMAIVQCVGSRDVKRGVPYCSKACCKYAYKLGLRLRHLHPDLKLTFFFMDWRPLEDSGKALEAWSAADSSVHLVRSRPAEVIPGGRPTLRYAAPGESIEEESFDIVMLSVGMVPCSANSRLAELFGIELDALGYLRSDRQGVIIAGTSGGPKDLRESVEEGTAAAGMAARLLEAED is encoded by the coding sequence GTGGTTCCGATCAAGCAAGTGGTTATCGTGGGAGGGGGGGCGGCCGGACTGGCGGCTGCCGTGGAGCTATCACGCCGGGGCTTGGCCTCGACCATCGTGGAGCGGTCTCCGGCCCTTGGAGGGAGATCTCTTGAGCTTGCGTGCAAAGGCTCTCCAGCCTGTGTGCGTTGCGATGCCTGCTACCCTTATGACCTTCGCCGTGAGGCCTCTCGGAGCGATAGGGTCCGCATCATGCTGGGGGCTGAGGTCGAGGAGGTCAGTTGGACGCCATCTGGTGCAGCTGTAAGGGTATGCACGCCTGAGGGAAGGACGATGCTGGAGGCCGGGGCGTTGATCCTGGCCACTGGCTGCACCCCCTTCGATCCCGGCGCGGACCCCCGGCTCCATAGTCAGGAATGCCCTGACGTCCTTTCCTCGCTGGACGTGGAGCGAGCTCTGGCCACATGTAATCGGCTCATGGTGCCTTCGACCGGCAGGCCCCCTCAGGAGATGGCCATCGTCCAGTGCGTTGGCTCGCGCGATGTCAAACGCGGCGTACCATACTGCTCTAAGGCATGCTGCAAGTACGCTTACAAGCTGGGGCTGCGGCTGCGGCATCTGCATCCCGACCTCAAGCTGACCTTTTTCTTCATGGACTGGCGCCCGCTGGAGGATTCTGGGAAGGCCCTCGAGGCCTGGTCCGCCGCAGACAGCAGTGTCCACCTGGTGCGTTCCCGGCCGGCCGAGGTGATCCCCGGGGGGAGGCCCACGCTCCGCTACGCCGCTCCGGGGGAGAGCATAGAGGAAGAGAGCTTCGACATCGTGATGCTGTCCGTGGGCATGGTCCCATGCTCCGCCAACTCTCGCCTCGCAGAGCTCTTCGGGATAGAGCTGGACGCCCTAGGCTACCTGCGATCAGACCGACAGGGGGTCATCATCGCCGGCACCAGCGGCGGTCCGAAGGACCTCCGGGAGAGCGTGGAGGAAGGGACGGCCGCGGCGGGGATGGCCGCCAGACTGCTGGAGGCGGAGGATTGA
- a CDS encoding RNA 2'-phosphotransferase: MLRECVDHGYFRGEKCPVCDEAGKFLMSEEELSRIGRTMAGALRHFPEKFDLKMDEQGFVYMRDFISAIKRYNPRYHWLRPHHIVALIETDPKGRYQVSNDLIRATYGHTLELDLRLPTDNIPECLYYPTTPEEADIILETGLKPSDRKLVHLSKTYADALNAGRVRTESPVILEIDTVALIDSGEEVQRAARTVYLVRSVPAEFLRRAEEQEVVEAEPTEDE; the protein is encoded by the coding sequence ATGCTGAGAGAGTGTGTTGACCACGGCTACTTCCGGGGAGAGAAGTGCCCGGTTTGTGATGAAGCGGGCAAGTTCCTGATGAGCGAAGAGGAGCTTAGCCGCATTGGGAGGACCATGGCCGGGGCCCTCCGTCACTTCCCTGAAAAGTTCGATCTGAAGATGGACGAACAGGGTTTCGTGTACATGAGGGACTTCATCTCCGCTATCAAGCGGTACAATCCCCGTTACCACTGGCTGAGACCACACCACATTGTCGCTCTCATCGAGACCGACCCCAAGGGGCGCTACCAGGTCAGCAACGACCTCATCAGGGCAACCTACGGGCACACATTGGAACTGGACCTGCGTCTGCCCACCGATAACATCCCGGAATGTCTTTACTATCCCACCACACCGGAGGAGGCGGACATCATACTGGAGACAGGGCTGAAGCCTTCCGACAGGAAGCTTGTCCACCTCTCCAAGACATATGCTGATGCCCTCAACGCCGGTCGGGTCCGCACCGAATCCCCGGTCATCCTGGAGATCGACACCGTAGCGCTGATCGATTCCGGCGAGGAAGTGCAGCGGGCGGCGAGGACCGTGTACCTAGTGCGTTCCGTTCCCGCAGAGTTCCTCCGAAGGGCGGAGGAGCAAGAAGTCGTCGAGGCCGAACCCACTGAAGACGAGTGA
- a CDS encoding methylenetetrahydrofolate reductase — protein sequence MKSGSNLERVLESGTFAVTAEIAPPKSTSTEGMRKKVRALMGCAEAFNLTDNQTAIVRLSSMASSVACLQEGAEPVMQMTCRDRNRIAMQSDLLGAASLGIKNVLCLSGDHQTFGNQKEARNVYDIDPIQQLMVFRQMRDQGLVWGGDTIEERPKVYLGAAANPFADPFEYRVARLAKKVKAGADFVQTQAIFDLERFERFMTDVRARRLDEQVHILAGVVPLKSANAARYMKTKVSGMSVPDEVLERMKSASDPKKEGIKICVETIDHLRTIPGVHGVHIMAIGWEEMVPTIAEQSGLLPRP from the coding sequence ATGAAGTCTGGCAGCAATCTCGAGAGGGTACTGGAGAGCGGCACCTTCGCCGTGACAGCGGAGATAGCCCCTCCGAAGTCGACCAGCACTGAGGGCATGAGGAAGAAGGTCCGGGCGCTGATGGGATGCGCAGAGGCTTTCAACCTCACTGATAACCAGACAGCCATTGTGCGACTGTCGTCCATGGCCTCCTCCGTCGCGTGCCTGCAGGAGGGAGCCGAACCGGTGATGCAGATGACATGCCGCGACCGCAACCGCATCGCCATGCAGTCCGACCTTCTGGGGGCGGCATCCCTGGGCATAAAGAACGTTCTGTGCCTCTCCGGTGACCATCAGACATTCGGGAACCAGAAGGAAGCAAGGAACGTATACGACATCGATCCCATTCAGCAGCTAATGGTCTTCCGCCAGATGAGAGACCAGGGATTGGTATGGGGGGGAGATACCATCGAGGAGCGTCCCAAGGTCTACCTGGGGGCCGCCGCCAACCCCTTCGCCGACCCCTTCGAGTACCGTGTGGCCCGCCTGGCCAAGAAGGTCAAGGCCGGAGCGGACTTTGTTCAGACCCAGGCCATCTTCGACCTGGAACGGTTCGAGCGCTTCATGACCGATGTTCGAGCCAGAAGGCTGGACGAGCAGGTGCACATCCTGGCAGGAGTGGTGCCGCTGAAGTCCGCCAATGCCGCGCGCTACATGAAGACCAAGGTATCGGGCATGAGCGTGCCCGATGAGGTGCTGGAGAGGATGAAGTCCGCGTCCGATCCCAAGAAGGAAGGGATAAAGATCTGCGTGGAGACGATCGATCATCTCAGGACCATCCCCGGTGTTCACGGCGTCCACATAATGGCCATCGGCTGGGAGGAGATGGTGCCCACCATAGCTGAGCAGAGCGGGCTGCTTCCACGGCCCTGA
- a CDS encoding 4Fe-4S binding protein, with amino-acid sequence MSAPTILIIGPGKAAVDAATEVRDQGVRAVLARPKGQCAGLSEELLSIDVLSDHELLRLDGGPGNFRAVLVSSEKITEVHCSAVVMASEPLPPISSGEADVMTLHQACCDGLPDEVESLAIVLGPEADRSSFAKAVELAIKACAQPAHPRVWLFSEEMLAYGEDELSYADAQAAGATFVRTNAPVTITTDPLTVSALDVPSEVPMNINPHLVVLDGVPDKVDHIRPRSTSYGVTVGHVSMGPVSTMKEGVFICSSSEGGLLEGETRIRARAAAARAVTLALNPPTRLVAVVDRDKCSACLTCARICPFLAARPGDEGKAVIDSILCQACGVCVGGCPSRALSLPEDKTMGLSTHQREGGE; translated from the coding sequence TTGAGCGCCCCCACGATATTGATTATCGGACCCGGGAAGGCCGCTGTGGATGCGGCCACGGAGGTACGGGACCAGGGCGTGCGGGCGGTTCTGGCGAGACCTAAGGGTCAGTGTGCCGGTCTGTCCGAGGAGCTGCTCAGTATTGATGTGCTCTCAGACCACGAGCTGTTGCGTCTTGACGGAGGTCCGGGAAATTTCCGCGCCGTTCTTGTCAGCTCAGAAAAGATCACTGAGGTCCACTGCTCTGCGGTGGTCATGGCCAGCGAGCCCCTGCCGCCAATCTCGTCTGGTGAGGCTGACGTCATGACGCTTCACCAGGCCTGCTGTGATGGGCTACCGGATGAGGTCGAAAGCCTCGCCATAGTCCTGGGCCCGGAGGCCGATCGGTCCTCGTTCGCCAAGGCTGTCGAGCTTGCGATCAAGGCCTGTGCTCAGCCTGCGCATCCAAGGGTCTGGCTGTTTTCCGAGGAGATGTTGGCATACGGGGAGGATGAGCTATCGTACGCGGACGCCCAGGCCGCGGGCGCCACCTTCGTTCGCACTAATGCCCCTGTCACCATCACCACCGATCCTCTGACCGTCAGCGCACTGGACGTGCCCTCGGAAGTGCCCATGAACATCAATCCCCACCTTGTGGTCTTGGACGGCGTTCCTGATAAGGTGGACCATATCAGGCCCCGATCAACATCTTACGGAGTCACCGTGGGTCATGTGAGCATGGGTCCGGTATCTACTATGAAGGAGGGAGTGTTCATTTGCTCCTCATCAGAAGGCGGGCTGCTGGAGGGTGAGACCAGGATCAGGGCGAGAGCCGCGGCCGCTCGGGCGGTCACCCTGGCATTGAACCCCCCGACGAGATTGGTGGCGGTGGTCGACCGGGACAAGTGCTCCGCCTGCCTCACCTGTGCACGCATCTGCCCCTTCCTCGCCGCCCGGCCCGGAGACGAGGGGAAGGCGGTCATCGACAGCATCCTGTGCCAGGCCTGCGGAGTGTGCGTGGGGGGATGCCCCAGCAGGGCCCTCTCACTACCTGAGGACAAAACCATGGGGTTAAGTACCCATCAAAGGGAGGGAGGGGAATGA